One genomic window of Cyanobacteriota bacterium includes the following:
- the murD gene encoding UDP-N-acetylmuramoyl-L-alanine--D-glutamate ligase, translating into MSIQSVTLLRPGVDSVTILGYGISAKSAIDFLLEYKPGIEIRVSELKDRECFIGIEDYEVKGVQFEFGQQTADFVLGDSADSRFVMISPGIPPHAPVIKLVQDSGLDFGTDLDLFLDFAPGKTIAVTGTNGKTTTVSLLASIFDTQAIGNIGLPFMDFAKLKNQEIFILEISSAQLFYSKLLKQVDCSVYLNFTDDHLDWHKDLDEYRQAKARLFEHDGVFILNQDDNVTASLKNDKSQLFSTETQANAYYRGDSLYLAETKLLDCSELNLVGKHNYSNVLAASLAATEFGVGREHLKTKLMSFQAVPHRLEYISTVNGHKAYNDSKATNPDSAIKALESFKDCIAIIGGKDKNLDLSEFIKIVSARSSRIVIIGELREKIAQALTAHTDFHKAETLEQAVDLAINHDSDLPILFVPASSSFDMFKNYQDRGDKFRQLIYTKSSGSCSK; encoded by the coding sequence ATGTCAATACAAAGCGTTACGTTGTTACGACCCGGCGTTGATAGCGTAACGATTTTAGGATATGGAATTAGTGCTAAGAGCGCTATAGATTTTCTTTTGGAATATAAGCCTGGTATTGAGATTAGGGTTTCTGAGCTTAAGGATAGAGAGTGCTTTATTGGCATAGAGGATTATGAGGTTAAGGGAGTTCAATTTGAGTTTGGTCAACAAACAGCAGATTTTGTCCTGGGTGATTCTGCTGATTCACGATTTGTAATGATTAGCCCGGGCATTCCGCCACATGCGCCTGTGATTAAGCTGGTTCAAGATTCTGGGCTTGATTTTGGGACTGATCTAGATTTGTTTCTGGATTTTGCACCGGGGAAAACAATCGCTGTCACTGGTACCAATGGCAAGACCACTACTGTAAGTCTCTTGGCATCAATCTTTGATACACAAGCAATTGGCAATATTGGTTTGCCGTTTATGGATTTTGCAAAACTCAAGAATCAAGAAATATTTATTTTGGAAATTAGTTCCGCTCAGTTGTTTTATTCTAAGTTACTGAAACAGGTTGATTGCTCCGTTTATCTCAATTTTACTGATGATCATTTGGATTGGCACAAAGACCTTGATGAGTATCGTCAAGCCAAAGCTCGTTTGTTTGAGCATGATGGAGTTTTCATCTTGAATCAAGACGACAATGTGACTGCAAGTTTGAAGAACGACAAGTCACAATTATTTTCTACTGAAACTCAAGCAAATGCATATTATAGGGGTGACTCTTTGTATTTAGCAGAAACCAAATTACTTGATTGTTCTGAGTTGAACTTAGTGGGTAAGCATAATTATTCTAATGTTTTAGCTGCAAGCCTTGCAGCAACTGAGTTTGGTGTTGGGCGCGAGCATCTTAAAACTAAACTAATGAGTTTCCAAGCCGTACCGCATCGTCTTGAATATATCTCCACTGTTAATGGACACAAAGCCTACAACGATAGCAAGGCAACGAATCCAGACTCTGCAATTAAAGCACTTGAATCCTTTAAAGATTGTATCGCTATCATTGGTGGTAAAGACAAGAACCTCGATCTTAGTGAATTTATTAAAATAGTCAGTGCACGCTCTTCTCGTATCGTTATTATTGGTGAACTAAGAGAAAAGATAGCTCAGGCTTTGACAGCTCACACTGATTTTCATAAAGCTGAGACTTTGGAGCAAGCTGTTGATTTGGCTATCAACCATGATTCAGACTTACCAATTCTATTTGTACCAGCAAGCTCAAGTTTTGATATGTTCAAAAACTATCAAGACAGAGGAGATAAATTTAGGCAGCTGATATATACTAAATCAAGTGGAAGCTGTAGTAAATAA
- a CDS encoding transposase, producing MPTIERYDYANSFHHVYSRGLDRFNIFHDDQDRYKFLACMEASCVKYGFRIHAYCLMDNHYHLYLQSIQGNLSKSLQSINSRYSIYYNLKYERSGTIFEGRFNSKLVQSEKYSLNLIRYIHCNPLKAGMVTDLDEYRWSSYPIYVGKQEPQGFFDCGLVIDSMSKQATTSNFRAFHKLDFDDDFDSKNICGDDEFIKSILESAIVKPYSESKINELIDEEVIPLFYEYIYSNINLTNNEKLRLYTFSLHQFTSMSYADIAFFVDADSPVAIKQMNYRFKKVHLESSKFASIYKDLLVIKDKVVNDVNTKRYVVTTRR from the coding sequence ATGCCAACTATAGAGAGATATGACTATGCTAACTCCTTTCACCATGTGTATTCTCGAGGTTTAGATCGTTTTAATATTTTTCATGATGATCAAGACCGCTATAAATTTCTTGCTTGTATGGAGGCTTCGTGTGTGAAGTATGGTTTTAGGATTCATGCTTATTGTTTAATGGACAATCATTATCATTTATATTTACAATCCATTCAGGGTAATTTATCGAAATCATTACAAAGTATTAATTCACGTTATTCGATTTATTACAATTTGAAATATGAACGTAGCGGGACTATTTTTGAGGGTCGGTTTAATTCGAAATTGGTACAGTCGGAGAAATACAGTTTGAATTTGATCAGGTATATTCACTGTAACCCACTTAAAGCTGGTATGGTAACTGATTTAGATGAATATCGCTGGTCTAGTTATCCTATTTATGTCGGTAAACAAGAGCCACAAGGATTTTTTGATTGTGGGTTAGTAATCGATAGCATGAGCAAGCAAGCTACAACTAGTAATTTTCGGGCTTTTCATAAGTTAGATTTTGATGATGATTTTGATTCTAAAAATATATGTGGTGATGATGAATTTATTAAATCAATATTGGAGTCAGCAATTGTTAAGCCTTATTCTGAAAGTAAAATAAATGAGTTGATTGATGAAGAAGTTATACCCTTGTTTTATGAGTATATTTATAGCAACATCAATCTAACAAATAATGAAAAATTACGATTGTATACTTTTTCATTACATCAATTTACTTCTATGTCATATGCTGACATTGCATTTTTTGTGGATGCAGATAGCCCAGTGGCTATTAAACAGATGAATTATAGGTTTAAGAAAGTACATCTTGAATCTTCTAAGTTTGCTAGTATTTACAAGGATCTTCTTGTAATAAAGGATAAAGTGGTTAATGATGTCAATACAAAGCGTTACGTTGTTACGACCCGGCGTTGA
- a CDS encoding SpoIIE family protein phosphatase, translated as MEKRQQNYQSSDAKVQELELKLAAERKLNEDKTALMEKTISETEDLARHLQNTTLALIQERQIANSRAEKEKLINKWVELINSAFYLDGVLDLTTKEIGSYLGVDRCGIVLFSRNALLAVNEYAELEYKRNFVTNKNIEETSIQLRVETVRKNYYIRKAIKSKTNIIETKIGEKVEDNFLHSTQSLLALPILIKKQIAGTVAPDNHQSLIDEIQGVFYVQQCSEVRDWNEREIDLLQSIVIPLSTAIEKALLYQEARKRTEYAELLNNLTTQIRSSLNLSEILARTVNELGLALKASRCFLYFDGYISDEYCEQGVHSIANTATHLILDNFRKDQFGPIAVNDLLAPENFSRLTAVEQEELIATGAVSALACPLHFQSVVQGWIVFHSYGKRSWIRDEMDFVEAAGSQVIVAMTQSRMYEKLNSYQEKLSRELKQAARVQTSLIGGDVFNVNLETSVFYKAHSNVSGDFYWVAELSPDKVGVLIGDVSGKGPAAALLTGYLLGEFNSAVRNSALAWFPEKMISFLCQSILDQNASSDFYATAWYGVFDLYEGSLTYTNAGHLNPYLIQGDKIIIVDKDQDSGVPLGLINPKEIDEVYEAKTIDFKQGDKMILFTDGVMDQKMPDGNFVPKDWVMKVLEQVKGQDVKEITYELNEALNTLSGATPLTDDRLMISLEQVKFDIVDFDAQDTKKVASLIDTVVTEALAANMPAERGLDLRLGITEAMTNAIRYGLQKNPYGTVRLGYRINPGSFKMTLIDPGPGFNWQVYNQACIDDVTMDNEGGRGIPLLLEIFDKVTWNYLGNHIGLFYYW; from the coding sequence ATGGAAAAAAGGCAACAAAATTATCAAAGTTCTGATGCAAAAGTTCAAGAACTAGAGTTAAAGTTGGCTGCTGAACGTAAACTCAACGAGGATAAAACTGCGTTGATGGAAAAGACTATTAGCGAGACTGAAGACTTGGCTCGTCATTTACAGAACACAACACTGGCTTTAATTCAAGAAAGGCAGATAGCCAATTCTCGTGCAGAGAAAGAAAAGCTCATCAATAAATGGGTTGAACTAATCAATAGTGCATTTTATTTGGATGGTGTTTTAGATCTTACGACAAAAGAGATTGGTAGTTATTTAGGTGTCGACAGATGCGGGATTGTTTTATTTAGCCGTAATGCCCTGCTAGCTGTAAATGAATATGCTGAGCTTGAATACAAGCGTAATTTTGTGACTAATAAAAATATTGAAGAAACAAGTATACAGCTGAGAGTTGAAACTGTTCGCAAGAATTATTATATTCGCAAAGCAATTAAGTCTAAGACCAATATTATTGAAACCAAAATTGGCGAAAAAGTAGAAGACAATTTTTTACATTCTACTCAATCATTACTGGCTTTGCCTATCCTGATTAAGAAACAAATTGCAGGTACTGTTGCACCTGATAATCATCAATCTTTGATAGATGAGATCCAAGGTGTTTTTTACGTACAACAATGTAGCGAAGTGCGTGATTGGAATGAGCGTGAAATAGATTTGTTGCAATCGATTGTAATACCTTTGTCAACTGCTATTGAGAAAGCTCTGCTATATCAAGAAGCGCGCAAAAGAACTGAATATGCTGAGCTTTTAAACAACCTAACAACTCAGATTCGTTCTAGCTTAAACTTGAGTGAGATCTTGGCTCGTACTGTAAATGAGCTTGGTTTAGCACTGAAGGCATCACGTTGTTTTTTATATTTTGATGGTTATATTAGTGATGAGTATTGCGAGCAAGGTGTGCATAGTATCGCTAATACAGCCACTCATTTGATCTTAGACAATTTTCGTAAGGATCAGTTTGGACCAATCGCCGTTAATGATTTATTAGCCCCGGAGAATTTTAGCCGTCTAACAGCAGTAGAACAAGAAGAGCTTATAGCAACAGGAGCAGTTTCTGCTTTAGCTTGCCCTTTACATTTTCAGTCTGTAGTTCAAGGTTGGATTGTTTTTCATAGTTATGGCAAGCGCAGTTGGATTCGTGATGAGATGGATTTTGTGGAAGCCGCTGGCTCACAGGTGATTGTGGCAATGACTCAATCAAGAATGTACGAGAAGCTTAATTCTTATCAAGAAAAATTGTCTCGTGAATTGAAGCAAGCAGCTCGAGTGCAGACATCCCTGATTGGTGGAGATGTGTTTAATGTTAATCTAGAGACTTCTGTTTTTTATAAAGCTCATAGTAATGTTTCAGGTGACTTCTATTGGGTTGCTGAGCTTTCGCCTGACAAGGTTGGTGTATTGATTGGAGATGTATCAGGCAAAGGTCCTGCTGCTGCACTTTTGACGGGTTATTTACTTGGTGAATTTAATTCCGCTGTGCGCAATTCTGCACTTGCATGGTTCCCAGAGAAAATGATTAGTTTTCTTTGTCAGTCTATTCTGGATCAAAATGCGAGTTCCGATTTTTATGCAACCGCTTGGTATGGTGTTTTTGATCTTTATGAAGGCTCGCTGACTTATACAAACGCTGGACACTTGAATCCTTATTTAATACAAGGCGACAAGATCATCATTGTAGATAAAGATCAGGATAGTGGTGTACCACTGGGATTGATCAATCCAAAAGAGATTGATGAGGTTTATGAAGCTAAGACGATTGATTTTAAACAAGGCGATAAAATGATTTTATTTACCGATGGTGTAATGGATCAAAAAATGCCTGATGGCAATTTTGTACCCAAGGATTGGGTGATGAAAGTCTTGGAGCAGGTCAAAGGACAAGATGTTAAAGAGATTACCTATGAATTAAATGAAGCATTGAATACTTTGAGTGGCGCTACACCTCTGACTGATGATAGATTGATGATTAGTTTAGAGCAGGTCAAATTTGACATTGTTGATTTTGATGCACAAGACACAAAGAAAGTAGCTAGTTTGATTGATACTGTTGTTACTGAGGCATTGGCTGCAAATATGCCAGCAGAGCGTGGATTGGATTTGCGACTTGGGATTACCGAAGCTATGACCAATGCAATTCGTTATGGTTTGCAGAAGAACCCATATGGAACTGTGAGATTGGGTTATAGAATTAACCCTGGCTCATTCAAGATGACTTTAATTGATCCTGGCCCTGGATTTAACTGGCAGGTTTACAATCAAGCATGTATTGATGATGTGACTATGGATAATGAAGGTGGACGTGGCATCCCTCTGCTACTTGAAATATTTGACAAGGTTACCTGGAACTACCTTGGTAACCATATAGGACTTTTTTATTACTGGTAA
- a CDS encoding STAS domain-containing protein encodes MLKLNIKTDDEQCLELEVGGQLLYSDAEHFKESVLPHLKEQAKVKVNCSDLSFLDSAGMGSFVRLWKECKMIGAELELYNVIDDVQALLRIARLHQLTRIISKAS; translated from the coding sequence ATGTTGAAACTAAATATAAAAACAGATGATGAACAGTGCTTGGAGCTTGAAGTCGGCGGACAATTGCTCTATAGTGATGCTGAGCATTTTAAGGAGTCTGTATTACCTCATTTGAAGGAGCAAGCCAAAGTTAAGGTGAATTGTTCTGACTTAAGTTTTCTTGATAGTGCTGGAATGGGTTCATTTGTAAGATTGTGGAAAGAATGCAAAATGATCGGTGCAGAACTTGAATTATATAATGTAATAGATGATGTGCAAGCTCTTTTGAGAATAGCTAGATTACATCAGCTGACTAGAATCATATCGAAGGCGAGTTAA
- a CDS encoding amidohydrolase family protein, with product MLPNQYTHNIVIKNTDETLFNTVIEAKTSITDYRQINNNHIDKSNTKQIIIPGLINLHSHLAYSDTTLSSQSLFPWISQLVEIHHMGEASLPSAALKGAQEALSFGTSFLIDNTSHPEDSIKAFQESGLKGIIGIEIFGSDPKQATQILQQNLKQINKLNKPTNVDLTLSPHASYDVSPQLWQLCLDWCNQNQVPLLSHLAESAAEEAWFQDKDSQQAQSAKEFWDKINTLETKLANWQSYPSSTRYLHGHNLLKPFSLFTHLVHATKQDLELIKAAGIGIITCPRSNLYLKNGLANYQQWHKLAIDFAIGTDSKASNSDLDLRKEANAIPGLSAKAKFELITNKAAKLLKRDDLGSLDIGKAADWVVLEVQDQNIDLATADPFELIMDTAMTIVKQVYIDGNCRYQANS from the coding sequence ATGTTACCTAATCAATATACCCATAACATAGTCATTAAAAACACAGATGAAACACTGTTTAACACTGTTATTGAGGCAAAAACAAGTATCACCGATTACCGGCAGATCAATAACAATCATATTGACAAGAGCAATACAAAGCAAATCATCATACCTGGACTCATAAATCTACATTCGCACCTGGCATATTCTGACACCACACTCAGCTCCCAGAGCCTCTTTCCCTGGATAAGTCAATTAGTCGAAATACACCATATGGGGGAGGCGAGTTTACCTAGTGCCGCCCTCAAGGGTGCTCAAGAAGCTCTGAGCTTTGGCACCAGCTTCCTTATCGACAATACTAGCCATCCTGAGGATTCAATCAAGGCTTTCCAAGAAAGCGGACTCAAAGGAATTATCGGAATCGAAATTTTTGGTTCTGATCCAAAACAAGCAACACAAATCTTGCAGCAAAATCTTAAACAAATTAACAAACTAAACAAACCAACAAACGTAGACTTGACTCTCTCTCCACATGCAAGCTACGACGTCTCACCGCAACTTTGGCAACTCTGTCTTGATTGGTGTAATCAAAACCAAGTCCCGCTACTTAGTCATCTAGCTGAAAGCGCAGCCGAAGAAGCTTGGTTCCAAGACAAAGACTCGCAGCAAGCCCAGTCAGCAAAAGAGTTTTGGGACAAGATCAACACCCTTGAAACCAAACTGGCAAACTGGCAAAGCTATCCAAGCTCGACTCGATATCTTCACGGGCATAATTTATTAAAACCATTTAGTTTGTTTACTCATTTGGTTCATGCCACCAAACAAGATCTTGAATTAATTAAAGCAGCAGGAATTGGAATCATCACCTGCCCTCGCTCCAATCTCTATCTTAAAAACGGTTTGGCAAATTACCAGCAATGGCACAAACTCGCTATCGATTTTGCTATTGGTACTGATAGCAAAGCCTCTAACAGCGACCTTGATCTTAGGAAGGAAGCCAATGCAATTCCAGGACTCAGTGCCAAAGCCAAGTTTGAATTAATCACCAACAAAGCAGCTAAATTACTTAAACGTGATGATCTTGGTTCTCTTGATATTGGCAAAGCAGCTGATTGGGTGGTACTTGAAGTACAGGATCAGAATATCGACCTAGCAACAGCTGATCCATTTGAACTAATTATGGATACAGCAATGACAATAGTCAAACAAGTTTATATAGACGGTAATTGTCGCTACCAAGCAAACAGCTAG
- the hspQ gene encoding heat shock protein HspQ — protein MPQFYLADNLNQFDKPKYKRGQTIKHPQEDYRGIVTDFDMYFINDEEIYNKSKYKPDKNKPWYYVLIDGTNAISYVAEEHLELDEDSENIEHPLIEFFFDGFDGNKYIRNDKTWDELKRS, from the coding sequence ATTCCTCAATTCTATCTTGCCGATAACCTAAATCAATTTGATAAACCAAAATACAAACGTGGGCAAACTATCAAACATCCTCAAGAAGACTATCGAGGCATCGTCACTGACTTTGATATGTACTTTATTAACGACGAAGAAATTTATAACAAAAGCAAATATAAGCCCGACAAAAACAAACCTTGGTACTACGTACTTATTGATGGTACCAATGCTATTAGCTATGTTGCTGAAGAGCACCTAGAGCTTGATGAAGACTCAGAAAATATAGAACATCCACTAATCGAGTTCTTCTTTGATGGTTTTGACGGTAACAAATATATCCGCAATGACAAGACTTGGGACGAGCTTAAACGTAGTTAG